A region from the Triticum aestivum cultivar Chinese Spring chromosome 3D, IWGSC CS RefSeq v2.1, whole genome shotgun sequence genome encodes:
- the LOC123076731 gene encoding proline-rich receptor-like protein kinase PERK8, protein MASSPSPSPGTTKASPAASVAPATASPAPVKLPNDTPADPPAAPPAPSAAVPPPTPASPPPPSPTPPPDPAASPPPVPVASPPPTPPAALPPPAPAAAVPPPPAPAADPPKQSPLRPPVPAASPPPPKTTSPPPSPPDRSTAPPVARSPPPRHPGSPPPPTDPQAPPPSVSPIIKPPTSPSPTSPTVPATPTTPSPPSTPGSAPPSMPTSPTTTPPTPIGPNMPQDPSWRDSSPSPSSRGLSNGTKAGIGVVVAILVLSLIGAGCWYKKKRRRMTGYHAGFVMPSPSPSASPQVLLGHSEKTKTNYSAGSPEFKDTMSEYSMGNCRFFTYEEMHNITNGFSDQNLLGEGGFGSVYKGCLPEGREVAIKKLKDGSGQGEREFQAEVEIISRVHHRHLVSLVGYCISGDQRLLVYDFVPNDTLHYHLHGRGVPVLEWPARVKISAGSAKGIAYLHEDCHPRIIHRDIKSSNILLDNNFEAQVADFGLARLAMDFATHVTTRVMGTFGYMAPEYASSGKLTEKSDVFSFGVVLLELITGRKPVDASNPLGDESLVEWARPLLTQALETGNVGELLDPRLDKNFNEVELFHMIEAAAACIRHSAPRRPRMSQVVRALDSLTDVDLTNGVQPGMSEMFNAPNTAEIRLFQRMAFGSQDFTTDFTQSSSWNSSRQGGDVDASGGPRHPQSQP, encoded by the exons ATggcctcctcgccctccccctcgccGGGGACCACCAAGGCCTCCCCGGCCGCCTCCGTCGCGCCCGCCACCGCCTCCCCGGCCCCGGTCAAGCTGCCCAATGACACCCCGGCCGACCCGCCGGCGGCCCCTCCCGCGCCCTCCGCGGCcgtgccgccgccgacgcccgcgtccccgccgcccccttccccgaCACCTCCCCCGGACCCCGCCGCGTCGCCGCCACCTGTCCCCGTCGCCTCTCCACCGCCCACCCCGCCAGCCGCATTGCCGCCACCCGCGCCGGCCGCCGcggtgccgccgccgcccgcgcctgctGCCGACCCGCCCAAGCAGTCGCCTTTGCGGCCCCCTGTGCcggccgcgtcgccgccgccgccaaagaCCACTTCTCCACCACCAAGCCCGCCGGATCGCTCGACCGCGCCGCCCGTGGCGCGGTCACCACCGCCGCGGCACCCGGGGTCGCCGCCTCCTCCAACTGACCCGCAAGCGCCGCCGCCCTCTGTCAGTCCCATCATCAAacctcccaccagcccctcccCAACCTCTCCCACCGTCCCTGCTACTCCCACCACCCCCTCACCGCCGTCGACGCCAGGCTCTGCTCCTCCATCTATGCCTACCAGCCCAACAACAACCCCACCAACACCAATTGGTCCCAACATGCCACAGGACCCCTCATGGCGGGACAGCAGCCCCTCGCCGAGCAGCCGTGGTTTGTCTAATGGCACAAAGGCAGGGATCGGCGTCGTCGTGGCGATTCTCGTGCTTAGTCTGATCGGCGCCGGGTGCTGGTACAAGAAGAAGCGGAGGAGAATGACCGGTTACCATGCCGGGTTTGTGATGCCTTCACCCTCACCATCTGCTTCTCCACAAGTTTTACTAG GACATTCAGAGAAGACTAAAACCAATTACAGCGCCGGGAGTCCTGAGTTCAAAGATACAATGTCAGAGTACAGCATGGGCAACTGCCGCTTCTTCACCTACGAGGAAATGCACAACATCACAAACGGTTTCTCTGATCAAAACCTGCTGGGGGAAGGCGGCTTCGGGTCTGTCTACAAGGGCTGCTTGCCCGAAGGAAGAGAGGTTGCCATTAAGAAACTGAAAGACGGCAGCGGGCAGGGGGAGCGCGAGTtccaggccgaggtggagatcATCAGCCGCGTGCATCACCGCCACCTGGTTTCTCTCGTTGGGTATTGCATCTCGGGCGATCAGCGCTTGCTTGTCTATGATTTTGTGCCCAACGACACGCTGCACTATCATCTACATG GACGTGGAGTGCCGGTCCTGGAATGGCCAGCCAGGGTTAAAATTTCTGCTGGGTCGGCTAAAGGAATAGCATATCTTCATGAAGATT GTCATCCCCGGATTATCCACCGAGATATAAAATCCTCTAATATTCTGCTGGATAACAACTTCGAGGCACAG GTTGCTGATTTTGGTCTTGCAAGACTAGCCATGGATTTTGCCACGCATGTAACTACACGGGTGATGGGAACTTTTGG GTACATGgctccagagtatgcatccagtgGCAAATTGACTGAGAAATCTGATGTCTTCTCTTTTGGCGTTGTCCTCTTAGAGCTCATTACTGGTAGAAAGCCTGTCGATGCATCAAATCCATTGGGCGATGAGAGCCTTGTCGAGTGG GCTAGGCCACTGCTCACACAAGCGCTCGAGACTGGCAATGTAGGGGAGCTGCTGGACCCCAGGCTGGACAAGAACTTCAACGAGGTCGAACTGTTCCATATGATCGAAGCGGCAGCAGCCTGCATCCGACACTCGGCACCCCGGAGGCCCCGGATGAGCCAG GTGGTGCGGGCTCTCGATAGCCTAACCGACGTCGACCTGACCAACGGGGTGCAGCCAGGGATGAGCGAGATGTTCAACGCGCCCAACACCGCGGAGATCAGGCTGTTCCAGCGGATGGCGTTCGGGAGCCAGGACTTCACGACCGACTTCACCCAGTCTAGCAGCTGGAACAGCAGCCGTCAGGGCGGAGACGTCGACGCCTCTGGTGGGCCGAGGCACCCGCAGTCGCAACCGTAG
- the LOC123076728 gene encoding uncharacterized protein translates to MASVATSLAMVFIVVVAMSYGLRATHADINFIARTCKKTNNFALCMADSRTNPKSAQASTEHDLASIALQIATDTIRKNVAAICDLDYKHQGTPEAPVWHVCVKAHVLAAADLIAGAGPSFHVGDYADVLKIVSEAKGAGDTCENAFKAIHKVSPVADKDRQTTERCGLAGDLIRLLLTK, encoded by the exons ATGGCAAGCGTTGCAACATCATTAGCTATGGTTTTCATTGTAGTTGTCGCCATGTCCTATGGCCTCCGCGCCACCCACGCCGACATCAACTTCATTGCTCGCACATGCAAGAAGACCAATAACTTTGCATTGTGCATGGCC gactcccgcaCCAACCCAAAGAGCGCCCAAGCATCCACCGAGCATGACCTCGCCAGCATTGCTCTGCAAATCGCCACCGACACCATCCGAAAGAATGTCGCGGCCATCTGTGACCTAGATTATAAACACCAGGGCACACCCGAGGCGCCGGTGTGGCATGTatgtgtcaaggcacatgtccTTGCCGCAGCCGACCTCATCGCCGGCGCCGGCCCCAGCTTCCACGTTGGGGACTACGCTGATGTGTTGAAGATTGTGTCTGAGGCGAAGGGCGCAGGAGATACATGCGAGAATGCATTCAAGGCGATCCACAAAGTGTCTCCCGTGGCCGACAAGGACCGTCAGACGACGGAGCGTTGCGGCCTCGCCGGTGACCTCATCCGCCTGCTCCTCACCAAATGA
- the LOC123076730 gene encoding acetyl-CoA acetyltransferase, cytosolic 1: MAPPPTTSAPDGGLDPRDVCVVGVARTPIGALLGSLSSLPATRLGSVAIQGALRRASVDPALVQEVFMGNVLSANLGQAPARQAALGAGLPNTVPCTTVNKVCSSGMKAVMLAAQSIQLGINDVVVAGGMESMSNAPKYAATARRGSRFGHDVLIDGMLKDGLWDVYNDFHMGMCAELCADQHSITREEQDAYAVQSNEHGIAARDSGAFDWEIVPVEIPSGRGRPPVVVDKDESLAKYDPVKLKKLGPAFKKNGSVTAGNSSSISDGAAAIVLVSGEKAKNLGLQVLARIRGYADAAQAPELFTTTPALAIPKAISNSGLRDSQIDYYEINEAFSVVAVANQRLLGISPGKLNISGGAVSLGHPIGCSGARIIVTLLGILRQKQGKFGVAGVCNGGGGASAIVVESMQASSRLRSSL; this comes from the exons ATGGCGCCGCCCCCGACCACTAGCGCCCCCGACGGCGGCCTGGATCCCAGGGACGTGTGCGTCGTCGGCGTCGCCCGCACGCCCATCGGCGCCCTGCTCGGCTCCCTCTCCTCCCTCCCCGCCACCAGGCTCGGCTCCGTCGCCATCCAGG GCGCTCTCCGGCGAGCCAGCGTCGACCCGGCGCTGGTGCAGGAGGTGTTCATGGGCAACGTCCTCAGCGCCAACCTCGGCCAGGCCCCCGCCAGGCAGGCCGCCCTCGGCGCCGGCCTGCCCAACACCGTCCCCTGCACCACCGTCAACAAAGTCTGCTCCTCAGGGATGAAGG CTGTCATGCTTGCGGCACAGTCGATTCAGCTGGGGATCAACGACGTCGTGGTCGCCGGCGGCATGGAGAGCATGTCCAATGCCCCCAAATACGCTGCAACGGCAAG ACGAGGATCGCGGTTTGGGCATGACGTCCTCATCGACGGGATGCTCAAGGATGGGCTGTGGGATGTGTATAATGATTTCCATATGGGGATGTGCGCTGAGCTCTGTGCAGATCAGCACTCGATTACAAGGGAGGAGCAG GATGCTTATGCTGTCCAGAGCAATGAGCACGGAATAGCAGCTCGAGACAGCGGCGCGTTTGATTGGGAAATTGTTCCG GTTGAAATTCCTTCTGGTAGAGGCAGACCGCCAGTTGTTGTTGACAAAGATGAGAGTCTTGCAAAG TACGATCCAGTGAAGCTGAAGAAACTTGGGCCGGCTTTTAAGAAGAATGGCTCTGTAACTGCCGGCAATTCTTCTAGTATAAG CGACGGTGCTGCTGCAATTGTGCTAGTCAGTGGGGAGAAAGCCAAGAACCTTGGCCTTCAAGTTCTTGCAAGGATCAGAGGGTACGCTGATGCTGCTCAG GCACCTGAGCTATTTACAACAACTCCAGCTCTTGCTATCCCAAAGGCTATATCAAACTCAGGTCTCCGAGATTCACAAATAGATTATTATGAGATAAATGAGGCTTTCTCG GTTGTTGCAGTGGCAAATCAGAGACTTCTTGGCATCTCTCCT GGAAAACTGAATATAAGTGGTGGCGCTGTTTCCCTGGGCCATCCTATCGGTTGCAGTGGTGCACGAATCATAGTCACCTTGCTCGGG ATTCTTAGACAGAAACAGGGCAAGTTTGGGGTTGCCGGAGTATGCAACGGCGGGGGTGGTGCTTCAGCCATCGTCGTAGAGTCCAT GCAAGCTTCGTCGCGCCTGCGATCCTCGCTGTGA
- the LOC123076729 gene encoding pectinesterase inhibitor, with the protein MASAATSLAMVLVVLAALSYGLPATRSGIDFIARTCKKTTNPALCVAMLSADPKSGHASTEHDLASVALQIATNTAKKNAAIICDLGGKYQGKPEGPAWDVCVKAHVIAAAELMVDARPSFNGGHYADALKIVSEAKGAGSTCENAFKGIHKKSPMADMDRETMERCGVAGDLIGLLVAK; encoded by the coding sequence ATGGCGAGCGCTGCAACATCCTTAGCTATGGTTCTCGTCGTGCTCGCCGCCCTATCCTATGGCCTCCCTGCCACCCGCAGCGGCATCGACTTCATCGCCCGCACATGCAAGAAGACCACTAACCCTGCGTTGTGCGTGGCTATGCTAAGCGCTGACCCAAAGAGCGGCCACGCGTCCACTGAGCATGACCTCGCCAGCGTGGCTCTGCAAATCGCCACCAACACCGCCAAGAAGAACGCCGCGATCATCTGCGACCTAGGTGGTAAGTACCAGGGCAAACCCGAGGGGCCCGCGTGGGATGTATGTGTCAAGGCACATGTCATTGCCGCGGCCGAACTCATGGTCGACGCCCGCCCCAGCTTCAACGGCGGGCACTATGCCGACGCACTGAAGATCGTGTCCGAGGCGAAGGGCGCAGGCAGTACATGCGAGAACGCGTTTAAGGGGATCCACAAAAAATCACCCATGGCCGACATGGATCGCGAGACGATGGAGCGATGCGGTGTCGCCGGTGACCTCATCGGCCTGCTCGTCGCCAAGTGA